In a single window of the Dinghuibacter silviterrae genome:
- a CDS encoding 6-pyruvoyl trahydropterin synthase family protein — MVYLTRVEHFNAAHKLYNPRWSTAQNEAVFGKCANENWHGHNYELYVTVKGEVNEDTGFLMDVKVLSDLVKTHVLDIVDHRNLNLDVPFLKDKMCSTENLAKGIWAQLAPHLPQGVRLHAIKLYETPRIYVEFFGE; from the coding sequence ATGGTGTACTTGACGCGGGTGGAACATTTCAATGCGGCGCATAAGCTGTATAACCCCCGATGGAGCACCGCGCAGAATGAGGCGGTCTTTGGGAAATGCGCCAACGAGAACTGGCACGGCCACAACTATGAGCTGTACGTAACGGTGAAGGGCGAGGTCAACGAGGACACGGGTTTCCTGATGGATGTAAAGGTGTTGAGCGATCTTGTCAAAACACACGTATTGGACATCGTGGATCACCGCAACCTGAACCTGGATGTCCCGTTTCTAAAGGATAAGATGTGTTCCACCGAAAACCTGGCCAAGGGTATCTGGGCACAGTTGGCGCCGCACCTTCCGCAAGGCGTACGGCTGCACGCCATCAAGCTGTATGAAACCCCCAGGATCTACGTGGAATTTTTCGGAGAATAG
- a CDS encoding 6-pyruvoyl trahydropterin synthase family protein — MNTNRVAVYRREHFNAAHRLHNPSWDAATNERVFGKCNLPHYHGHNYELIVKLTGVPDPDTGYVMDLKRLSDLVHEEVIQRFDHKNLNLDTVEFRDLNPTAEHIAMVIYRLLRPHIPVDLDLEVTLYETDRNFVSYPA, encoded by the coding sequence ATGAATACAAACCGAGTCGCCGTTTACAGGAGAGAGCACTTCAATGCGGCCCACCGCCTGCACAATCCCTCATGGGATGCGGCGACCAATGAACGCGTGTTTGGTAAGTGCAACCTGCCCCATTACCACGGCCACAACTACGAGCTGATCGTCAAGCTGACCGGGGTACCAGACCCCGACACGGGGTATGTCATGGACCTCAAGCGCCTGAGCGACCTGGTCCACGAGGAGGTGATTCAGCGCTTCGACCACAAGAACCTCAACCTGGATACGGTCGAATTCAGGGACCTCAACCCAACGGCCGAGCATATCGCCATGGTGATTTACCGTCTCCTGAGACCTCATATCCCGGTGGATTTGGATCTGGAGGTCACGCTTTATGAAACAGACCGTAATTTCGTGTCTTATCCAGCCTAA
- a CDS encoding acyl-CoA dehydrogenase family protein, translated as MRTPVAPDVTAVLPGDLLARIRSEAGPSEALGRLTPAAVALLVEQGWLRLLIPRSVGGLEYDLPDLLALQEAASWADGSFGWVLALCGGAGFFAGFIEQALAVSLFGRPDVCAAGTGFPAGSATEVAGGYLVSGHWRYASGAPHATLYTANCRLMRDGQPLRDERGEPLIRAVIFLPDQVTLQDGWQSLGLKATASQDMVVREAFVPFNRSFALDKPFPHASGPLYAYPFLQQAEAVLSVTMLGMVRHFLDLFGVVDGAPDLAGELEQMRQRFYATIRASWASPGGPVPLTEVGKVARAAAATALRVADTLYPYGGMRMMRMGTDINRVWRDIHTASQHTLLSPLRD; from the coding sequence ATGAGGACGCCGGTTGCTCCTGACGTCACCGCGGTGTTGCCGGGCGACCTGCTGGCGCGGATTCGATCCGAGGCCGGCCCGTCCGAGGCGCTCGGCCGCCTGACGCCTGCGGCGGTTGCCTTACTGGTAGAGCAGGGATGGCTACGGCTGCTGATCCCCCGGTCCGTGGGCGGTCTGGAATACGACCTGCCCGACCTGCTGGCATTACAGGAAGCGGCGTCCTGGGCGGACGGGAGCTTTGGATGGGTGCTCGCGCTTTGCGGGGGCGCCGGTTTTTTCGCGGGATTTATCGAACAAGCGCTCGCAGTTTCGCTTTTTGGGCGGCCGGATGTTTGTGCGGCGGGGACGGGTTTTCCCGCAGGTTCCGCCACGGAGGTAGCGGGCGGTTATCTCGTGTCGGGACACTGGCGCTATGCAAGCGGGGCGCCGCATGCGACGCTATACACGGCCAACTGTCGGTTGATGCGAGACGGCCAGCCGTTGCGCGACGAACGGGGCGAGCCTTTGATCAGGGCGGTCATATTCCTGCCGGACCAGGTTACGCTGCAAGACGGCTGGCAAAGCCTTGGCCTAAAAGCCACGGCCAGCCAGGATATGGTGGTGCGGGAGGCCTTTGTGCCTTTTAATCGGAGCTTTGCGCTGGACAAACCCTTTCCACATGCATCCGGACCGTTATATGCCTATCCCTTTTTGCAACAGGCGGAGGCGGTTTTGAGCGTGACTATGCTCGGGATGGTGCGACATTTCCTGGACCTGTTCGGGGTGGTGGATGGTGCGCCCGACCTGGCCGGGGAGTTGGAACAAATGCGACAAAGGTTTTATGCAACCATAAGGGCTTCGTGGGCGTCACCCGGTGGGCCCGTCCCGCTGACAGAGGTGGGTAAGGTGGCGCGTGCCGCCGCAGCAACGGCCCTTCGCGTGGCGGACACGTTGTATCCTTACGGAGGCATGCGGATGATGCGTATGGGCACCGACATCAACCGGGTATGGAGGGATATTCATACCGCGAGCCAGCATACGTTGCTGTCGCCGTTACGTGATTAA
- the folE gene encoding GTP cyclohydrolase I FolE, which yields MAYKKIEQYDEAVTEGLKENYKECLHMLGEDPDREGLLKTPERLAKAMQFLTQGYEQDAHQILESAKFRESISEMVVVKDIELYSLCEHHILPFFGKAHIAYIPNGYITGLSKIARVVDVYARRLQVQERLTTQILDAIKETLNPLGVAVVIEAQHLCMMMRGVQKQNSVTTTSAFWGEFERAETRSEFTKLITADLI from the coding sequence ATGGCCTACAAAAAGATCGAGCAATACGACGAAGCGGTTACCGAAGGACTAAAGGAGAATTACAAAGAGTGTCTGCATATGTTGGGCGAGGACCCCGACAGGGAGGGGCTCCTGAAAACCCCCGAACGCCTGGCGAAGGCCATGCAATTCCTGACACAGGGTTACGAGCAGGACGCTCACCAGATCCTGGAGTCGGCAAAGTTCAGGGAATCCATCAGCGAAATGGTGGTGGTCAAAGACATAGAACTCTATAGCCTTTGCGAACACCACATCCTGCCCTTTTTTGGCAAGGCACACATCGCCTATATCCCGAACGGGTACATCACCGGTCTGAGTAAGATCGCCAGGGTCGTCGACGTCTATGCGCGCCGGCTTCAGGTGCAGGAGCGCCTGACGACCCAGATCCTGGATGCCATCAAGGAAACCCTCAATCCCCTGGGGGTCGCGGTCGTGATCGAAGCCCAACACCTGTGCATGATGATGCGCGGTGTGCAAAAGCAAAACTCTGTGACGACGACCTCGGCCTTTTGGGGCGAGTTCGAGCGGGCGGAGACGCGGAGTGAATTTACAAAGCTGATTACGGCCGACCTGATATGA